The genomic segment GCTCGACTTTTGGGGCGGTTGTGGGCTAGGTCAAGCTACCGCTCGCATTGAAGCGGCATGGCGGCGACGAACGCCGCTCTGTAACGAAGAAAGAAGACGAAGAACGATGGCTACCGGTACGGTGAAGTGGTTCAACGACGCGAAGGGCTTTGGTTTCATCCAGCAGGACGACGGTGGTGAGGACGTGTTCGTCCA from the Deltaproteobacteria bacterium genome contains:
- a CDS encoding cold-shock protein yields the protein MATGTVKWFNDAKGFGFIQQDDGGEDVFV